A genomic window from Klebsiella quasipneumoniae subsp. quasipneumoniae includes:
- a CDS encoding HypC/HybG/HupF family hydrogenase formation chaperone translates to MCIGIPGQICAIDGVLAKVEVCGIQRDVDLTLVGAVDEQGQPRLGQWVLVHVGFAMSVINEAEARDTLEALQNMFDVEPDVGALLYGEER, encoded by the coding sequence ATGTGCATAGGCATTCCGGGACAAATTTGCGCCATCGACGGCGTGCTGGCGAAGGTGGAAGTCTGCGGCATTCAGCGCGACGTCGACCTGACGCTGGTGGGCGCCGTTGACGAGCAGGGCCAGCCGCGTCTCGGCCAGTGGGTGCTGGTGCACGTCGGCTTCGCCATGAGCGTGATTAATGAAGCCGAAGCCCGCGACACTCTCGAAGCGCTGCAAAATATGTTTGACGTAGAGCCGGACGTCGGCGCCCTGCTGTACGGCGAGGAGCGATAA
- the hypB gene encoding hydrogenase nickel incorporation protein HypB — protein MCTTCGCGEGNLYIEGDERNPHSAFRSAPFAPAPRQTMTITGVKTDHFAPTRTTEGDLHYGHGEAGTHAPGQSQRRMLEVEIDVLDKNNRLAARNRARFAAKQQLVLNLVSSPGSGKTTLLTETLTRLKGRADCAVIEGDQQTVNDAARIRATGTPAIQVNTGKGCHLDAQMIADAAPRLPLADHGILFIENVGNLVCPASFDLGERHKVAVLSVTEGEDKPLKYPHMFAAASLMLLNKVDLLPYLNFDVEKCLACAREVNPHIDIILLSATSGEGMDQWLTWLETQRCA, from the coding sequence ATGTGTACAACATGCGGCTGTGGAGAAGGCAACCTCTATATTGAAGGAGACGAACGAAACCCGCATTCCGCGTTCCGCAGCGCCCCCTTCGCGCCCGCCCCACGCCAGACGATGACCATCACCGGCGTAAAAACCGACCACTTCGCCCCCACCCGCACGACAGAGGGCGATCTGCATTACGGCCATGGCGAAGCGGGGACTCACGCCCCGGGCCAGAGCCAGCGGCGCATGCTGGAAGTGGAAATCGACGTGCTGGATAAAAACAACCGTCTGGCGGCGCGCAACCGCGCGCGCTTTGCGGCGAAGCAGCAGCTGGTGCTGAATCTGGTTTCCAGCCCCGGCTCCGGCAAAACCACCCTGCTCACCGAAACCCTCACCCGGCTGAAAGGGCGTGCCGACTGCGCAGTGATTGAAGGCGACCAGCAAACGGTCAATGACGCCGCCCGCATTCGCGCCACCGGCACCCCGGCGATTCAGGTCAACACCGGGAAAGGCTGCCATCTCGACGCCCAGATGATCGCCGACGCCGCCCCGCGCCTGCCGCTGGCTGACCACGGCATTCTGTTTATTGAAAACGTCGGTAACCTGGTCTGCCCGGCGAGCTTTGATCTCGGCGAACGCCATAAGGTGGCGGTGCTGTCGGTCACGGAAGGCGAAGACAAGCCGCTGAAGTATCCGCATATGTTCGCCGCCGCCAGCCTGATGCTGCTCAACAAGGTCGACCTGCTGCCGTATCTCAATTTCGACGTCGAGAAGTGCCTGGCCTGCGCCCGCGAGGTCAATCCGCATATTGACATTATCCTCCTCTCCGCCACCAGCGGCGAAGGCATGGATCAGTGGCTCACCTGGCTGGAGACGCAGCGATGTGCATAG
- the hypA gene encoding hydrogenase maturation nickel metallochaperone HypA, whose translation MHEITLSQRALEIIEQQAQQAGARRVTGVWLKVGAFSCVEASALTFCFELVCRGTLAEGCELHIAEQQAECWCERCQQYVHLVSQHVRRCPHCNNDQLQIVADDGLQIQRLELE comes from the coding sequence ATGCACGAAATCACCCTCAGCCAGCGGGCGCTGGAAATTATTGAACAACAGGCGCAGCAGGCCGGCGCGCGGCGGGTGACCGGCGTGTGGCTTAAGGTGGGAGCATTTTCCTGCGTGGAAGCCAGCGCGCTGACCTTCTGCTTTGAGCTGGTCTGCCGCGGCACGCTGGCGGAGGGGTGCGAACTGCATATCGCCGAACAACAGGCTGAATGCTGGTGCGAACGCTGTCAGCAGTACGTCCATCTTGTCTCGCAGCACGTCCGCCGCTGCCCGCACTGCAATAACGACCAGCTACAGATCGTGGCGGATGACGGCTTACAGATTCAGCGTTTAGAATTGGAGTAA
- the hycA gene encoding formate hydrogenlyase regulator HycA encodes MTIWEISEKADYIADRHRQQQEQWHIYCNSLVQGITLSKARLHHAMSCAPDKELCFVLFGHFQVFVALAEGFNSHTIEYYVENKGGGDKYLIAQATLAADGTVDGRISNRSRDQVLEHYLAIIATVYDRLYDAMEQDQPVDLSHLALTH; translated from the coding sequence ATGACTATTTGGGAAATAAGTGAAAAGGCGGATTACATCGCCGACCGTCACCGGCAGCAGCAGGAACAGTGGCATATCTACTGTAACTCGCTGGTTCAGGGGATCACCCTGTCGAAAGCCCGCCTGCATCACGCGATGAGCTGCGCGCCGGACAAAGAGCTGTGCTTCGTGCTGTTCGGCCATTTTCAGGTGTTCGTCGCCCTGGCGGAAGGCTTCAACAGCCACACCATCGAATACTACGTCGAAAACAAAGGCGGCGGTGATAAGTATCTGATTGCTCAGGCCACGCTCGCCGCGGATGGCACGGTGGACGGGCGGATCAGCAACCGCTCCCGCGACCAGGTGCTGGAGCATTATCTGGCGATTATCGCCACCGTCTATGACCGTCTGTACGACGCCATGGAGCAAGACCAACCGGTGGACTTAAGCCATCTGGCCCTGACCCACTGA
- a CDS encoding 4Fe-4S dicluster domain-containing protein, translated as MNRFVIADSTVCIGCRTCEAACSETHRQHGLQAMPRLQVMRNEKESAPQMCHHCEDAPCAAVCPVNAIQRVDGAVQLNESLCVSCKLCGIACPFGAIEFSGSRPLDIPANANTRLAPPAPPAPARVSSLLDWVPGVRAIAVKCDLCHFDDQGPACVRTCPTKALMLVDSRDIAQASKRKRQLTFNTDLGDLSLFQAQQGERE; from the coding sequence GTGAACCGTTTTGTAATTGCTGACTCCACTGTCTGTATCGGCTGTCGCACCTGCGAAGCCGCCTGCTCTGAGACGCATCGCCAGCACGGCCTGCAGGCTATGCCGCGGCTGCAGGTGATGCGTAATGAAAAAGAATCGGCACCGCAGATGTGCCACCACTGCGAAGACGCCCCCTGCGCCGCTGTCTGCCCGGTAAACGCCATCCAGCGCGTCGATGGCGCCGTCCAGCTCAACGAGAGCCTGTGCGTAAGCTGCAAACTGTGCGGCATCGCCTGCCCGTTTGGCGCGATCGAATTTTCCGGCAGCCGTCCGCTGGATATTCCGGCCAATGCTAATACCCGGCTGGCGCCCCCCGCGCCGCCGGCGCCAGCCCGCGTCAGCTCGCTGCTCGACTGGGTGCCGGGCGTGCGCGCCATTGCCGTGAAATGCGACCTCTGCCATTTCGATGACCAGGGCCCGGCCTGCGTGCGGACCTGTCCGACCAAAGCGCTGATGCTGGTGGATAGCCGTGATATCGCCCAGGCCAGCAAGCGTAAACGCCAGCTGACCTTTAATACCGACCTTGGCGACTTGTCGTTGTTCCAGGCGCAACAGGGGGAGAGGGAATGA
- the hycC gene encoding formate hydrogenlyase subunit 3, which produces MSVIGLVNQAVTWYAASAVLAFVFAMRKPLSGAIAGIGGAVASAMLVVAGGAALLMPDRIHGGMLQFLHLTMRVGGVNALWLLAIGLSALPVSLFNISWHRHPQVKANGLLVNLLLAAATCAVVVTNIGSLVVMAEIMALCAAFLTGCAASGKLWFALGRLGTLLMAWTCWLVWSTYGTLELAQINLQAVDMMQNPLLWLPGLAGFALLAGAIPLHGWAPQAHAGASAPAAALFSTVVMKVGLYGMLTVSLAGGVPPLWWGVMLLVLGMITAFIGGLYALMEHNIQRLLAYHTLENIGIILLGLGAFVTGVATRNSTLMVLGFIGGMYHLINHSLFKTTLFLGAGAVWFRTGHRDIEKLGGIGKKMPLISLAMLVGLMAMAALPPLNGFAGEWVIYQSFFKMSTSDLFIGRLLGPLLAVGLAITGALAVMCMAKVYGVTFLGAPRSKEAENATCAPWLMTLSVVMAAVFCLVGGIAAPWLLPLVSGAFPLQAQVSSVVSQPMIALLLIACPLLPFLLMIFFKGDRLAARSRGAAWVCGYDHEQSMVVTAHGFAMPVKEAFAPLLKLRHWLNPVRLVPGWQSASAPALLRAMALVELAVLVVIVISRGA; this is translated from the coding sequence ATGAGTGTAATTGGATTAGTCAATCAGGCGGTGACGTGGTACGCCGCCAGCGCCGTGCTGGCCTTTGTGTTTGCCATGCGTAAACCGCTCAGCGGCGCCATTGCCGGGATCGGCGGCGCGGTGGCCAGCGCTATGCTGGTGGTTGCCGGCGGCGCCGCGCTGCTGATGCCGGATCGGATCCACGGCGGCATGCTGCAGTTTCTCCATCTGACGATGCGGGTGGGCGGCGTCAATGCCCTGTGGCTGCTGGCCATCGGCCTGTCGGCGCTGCCGGTGTCGCTGTTTAACATTAGCTGGCATCGCCACCCGCAGGTGAAGGCCAACGGCCTGCTGGTCAACCTGCTGCTGGCCGCCGCCACCTGCGCGGTGGTGGTGACCAATATCGGTTCGCTGGTGGTGATGGCGGAGATCATGGCGCTCTGCGCGGCGTTTCTCACCGGCTGCGCCGCCTCCGGTAAGCTGTGGTTTGCGCTGGGTCGTCTCGGCACGCTGCTGATGGCATGGACCTGCTGGCTGGTGTGGTCGACCTACGGCACCCTCGAGCTGGCGCAGATCAATCTCCAGGCGGTGGATATGATGCAGAACCCGCTGCTGTGGCTGCCGGGGCTGGCGGGATTCGCCCTGCTGGCGGGGGCGATCCCGCTGCACGGCTGGGCGCCGCAGGCTCACGCCGGGGCCAGCGCGCCGGCCGCCGCGCTGTTTTCCACTGTGGTCATGAAGGTCGGTCTGTACGGCATGTTAACCGTTTCGCTGGCCGGCGGCGTGCCGCCGCTGTGGTGGGGCGTGATGCTGCTGGTGCTGGGGATGATCACCGCCTTCATCGGCGGGCTGTATGCGTTGATGGAGCATAACATTCAGCGCCTGCTGGCCTATCACACCCTGGAGAATATCGGCATCATCCTGCTGGGGCTGGGCGCCTTCGTCACCGGCGTAGCCACCCGCAACAGCACGCTGATGGTGCTGGGCTTCATCGGCGGCATGTATCACCTGATTAACCACAGCCTGTTCAAAACTACGCTGTTCCTCGGCGCCGGGGCGGTGTGGTTCCGCACCGGCCATCGCGATATCGAGAAGCTGGGCGGCATCGGTAAAAAAATGCCGCTGATCTCCCTCGCCATGCTGGTGGGGCTGATGGCGATGGCGGCCTTGCCGCCGCTGAACGGCTTCGCCGGCGAGTGGGTCATCTACCAGTCCTTCTTCAAAATGAGTACCAGCGACCTGTTTATTGGCCGTCTGCTGGGGCCGCTGCTGGCGGTGGGCCTGGCGATCACCGGCGCGCTGGCGGTGATGTGTATGGCCAAAGTCTATGGTGTCACCTTCCTCGGCGCGCCGCGGAGCAAAGAGGCGGAAAACGCCACCTGCGCCCCCTGGCTGATGACCCTGAGCGTGGTCATGGCGGCGGTCTTCTGCCTCGTTGGCGGCATTGCCGCGCCGTGGCTGCTGCCGCTGGTGAGCGGCGCCTTCCCGCTGCAGGCCCAGGTGTCGAGCGTGGTGTCGCAGCCGATGATCGCGCTGCTGCTTATCGCCTGCCCGCTGCTGCCGTTCCTGCTGATGATCTTCTTTAAAGGCGATCGCCTGGCGGCGCGCTCGCGCGGCGCGGCCTGGGTCTGCGGCTACGATCACGAACAGTCGATGGTGGTTACCGCCCACGGTTTCGCCATGCCGGTGAAAGAGGCCTTTGCGCCGCTGCTGAAGCTGCGTCACTGGCTGAACCCGGTGCGTCTGGTGCCGGGCTGGCAATCGGCCTCTGCGCCGGCGCTGCTGCGCGCAATGGCGCTGGTTGAGCTGGCGGTGCTGGTGGTGATTGTCATTTCCCGAGGAGCCTGA
- a CDS encoding respiratory chain complex I subunit 1 family protein, with protein MSLLIALLQALALFAVAPLLSGIVRVARARLHNRRGPGVLQEYRDILKLLGRQSVGPDASGWVFRLTPYVMVGVMLTIATALPVVTVDSPLPVLGDLITLIYLFAIARFFFAISGLDTGSPFTALGSSREAMLGVLVEPILLLGLWVAAQVAGSTHISSITDTLYHWPAARSIPLILALCACAFATFIEMGKLPFDLAEAEQELQEGPLSEYSGSGFGILKWGISLKQLVVLQMFVGVFFPWGQMTSFSVGGLLLALVVAVVKLVVGVLIIALFENSMARLRFCATSRVTWAGFGFAFLAFVSLLVA; from the coding sequence ATGAGTCTGTTAATTGCATTGCTACAGGCGCTGGCGCTGTTTGCCGTCGCGCCGCTGTTATCCGGGATCGTCCGCGTCGCCCGCGCGCGGCTGCATAACCGCCGCGGACCGGGCGTGCTGCAGGAGTATCGGGATATCCTGAAATTGCTGGGCCGCCAGAGCGTCGGTCCCGACGCCTCGGGCTGGGTGTTCCGCCTGACGCCGTACGTCATGGTGGGCGTGATGCTGACCATCGCCACCGCCTTGCCGGTGGTGACGGTGGACTCTCCGCTGCCGGTGCTTGGGGATCTCATCACCCTGATCTACCTGTTCGCCATCGCCCGTTTCTTCTTCGCGATTTCCGGTCTGGACACCGGCAGCCCGTTTACCGCGCTGGGTAGCAGCCGCGAAGCGATGCTCGGCGTGCTGGTGGAGCCGATCCTGCTGCTGGGCCTGTGGGTCGCCGCGCAGGTGGCGGGCTCCACCCATATCAGCAGTATCACCGACACCCTTTATCACTGGCCGGCAGCGCGCAGCATTCCACTGATTCTGGCGCTGTGCGCCTGCGCCTTCGCCACCTTTATCGAGATGGGCAAACTGCCGTTCGATCTGGCGGAAGCGGAGCAGGAGCTGCAGGAGGGGCCGCTTTCCGAGTACAGCGGCAGCGGCTTTGGCATCCTGAAGTGGGGCATCAGCCTCAAACAGCTGGTGGTGCTGCAGATGTTTGTCGGGGTCTTTTTCCCGTGGGGCCAGATGACCAGCTTCAGCGTCGGCGGCCTGCTGCTGGCGCTGGTGGTGGCCGTCGTCAAGCTGGTGGTTGGGGTGTTGATCATCGCGCTGTTTGAAAACAGCATGGCGCGTCTGCGCTTCTGTGCCACCTCCCGCGTCACCTGGGCCGGGTTTGGTTTCGCCTTTTTAGCTTTCGTCTCCTTGCTGGTGGCGTGA